The sequence CACGTGTGGGACTGCTTCCTGTCCCTGCGGACGCCGGTTCGCGAACTATTCGGGTTGTACGGGTTCGGCCCCGCCCTTCCCCGAGACGAGCCCGACGATACGGCGCCCGCCGTGGCCGGTGGCCAGGAGTCCGAGGCCGTCGAAGAGCAGGGCGAGCGAGAAGAAGGCACCGATCACGTACTGGCTGCTGCTCGGCCAGGAGCCGAGGACCAGGATCCCGAGCAGCAGGTCGAAGGCGCCGAGCAGCAGGGTCCAGCCGAACTGGGGACCGCGCACGACCAGCCTGCCGACCAGCCGGAAGATACCCGCGGAGAGGAACAGCAGGGCGGCGAACATGGTGAGGGCGGCCGCCGCCGCGTGGGGCAGGTGGATGACGACGATGCCGGCGGCGATGTTCAGGGCGGCGACCACGACACCCAGCCAAAAGAAGCTGGTGCCGCGGGCCTGGATCGCGTGCAGCAGGCCGACGATCCCGCCGATCAGCAGCAGCCAGCCGAACAGCAGCATGGAGGTCAGCGTGGCGGCCGCGGTGTAGACGAGTCCGACGAGTCCGGCGAGCACGAGCACCACGCCGAGCGCCGCGAGCATCCCGAAGCCGCGGCGCAGTGTCGCCGCCCTGTCCGT comes from Streptomyces sp. FXJ1.172 and encodes:
- a CDS encoding HdeD family acid-resistance protein — translated: MARAGKSTDRAATLRRGFGMLAALGVVLVLAGLVGLVYTAAATLTSMLLFGWLLLIGGIVGLLHAIQARGTSFFWLGVVVAALNIAAGIVVIHLPHAAAAALTMFAALLFLSAGIFRLVGRLVVRGPQFGWTLLLGAFDLLLGILVLGSWPSSSQYVIGAFFSLALLFDGLGLLATGHGGRRIVGLVSGKGGAEPVQPE